DNA sequence from the Nicotiana tomentosiformis chromosome 3, ASM39032v3, whole genome shotgun sequence genome:
ttttattttgggtagataagtttgtatttcattTAGACTTCATTGTGGTAAAAATGGAGGAGAACAAAGAGATCCCCCTTATTTTAGGAAGAGCATTCTTAGCGACAGACACAATAATATTAGACATACATGATAAAAGCTCAtacttagagtgggtgaggagacgatGACCttcgagatgaatgtagaaatGGGGGTGAGAAAGGAGAATTCAGCTGCAAGTGTAGAGTGGAGAGTGAAAAGCTCGAAAGAGAAGGTTGCGATGAGAGAAAAAGACAAAtctggggtgtaccccaagaaggctgagaagaagttgttcGCGTAGATGTGTGCAATAGTTCGGGAGCGAATAATGGAGcctgacttcgactcagaccctgaTTAGCAATTTggggaagttttctttaccttatgcattttaattgtgtgtcataggTACATGCCACaactttaagtgtggggtaggggatatatgtgtgtatgtatgtTATGTGTATATTAGTCTTAGTTTTGTATGTTAGTTTGTTGTAGTTGATAGAAAATAAATGGAAaacattaaaaatttaaaatttttgattttttccgacgatggatatcattcgacaggtttcttgagggagtaaaatcgaaggaaaaagacaaaaagattttcttttgttaggtagtgtataaAGTCCCCCATGGTTTTTCTTTGCGTCGCGGTTCTTTGCCAAGGGCTTTGTTTGAAccgagtgtagttagtttttatattTTAGGAGTAGAAAATGTTGTGCTAtgattttaaatgaaagcaatataTGTTGACttcattatgccttgagaataataagtgttttagttgtgacgcttaggctcagttctttactcttgtataagcaccttaaattgtacgatcttaactttgcttaactactttgattagagtgtcttgatgagtccgattcTGATTGAGTTATGTGCCATATGTGAGTGAAGTTTCGTGTATTCTGTGAATTGTATTTGATATCTAGAaattgccccgtgtgtttgcaaagcgaaatagtagttttattcagtctttgAAGTGATAtatgcgtttctttgttgagccagagaTATGTGtttacccaccaaattgttatgtatcttagttaaccccctttgagcctataatcttgtttcttAGGCAACCGCATTACAagtcttacccatttgtttgaattgaccatctatttgaaccatttacctctcatgagcacttgaaattgtataacctttgtaaaagttgaagtgtggggtggttggtttggcttttgagttgaactattgaactaaggagaaaggtgcactattttgaaaaagaaatagccacttgaattgaaaaagaaagaaaaaaaataagtgtatgattgtgaaaaatattccttgatagtggttatTTAATAATTGTGATTAAAGAAGTagagagttaatgtatattgatgtgaaggtggagttatggtttaaCATAAGTGTGGCGTTTTGAACCgtcaattgtatgtattaaagtgcttagggaggtgtagtcaatatatccaaatgtaggtgtatcctacccgtcccgcaggctacattacaaccaattaaagtcctacctAATCATTGACTGAATaaactcaattagtagagtagtacactacgggcaagttTATGGTACATCTTTTGTTGCACATGAATATTGTTCTGAGAGTGAGagaattcttcctatcttgagttcctaattgttcttaaactttATTGTTTGTGGAATTACTCTCTAttcttgtgtgagggcacttgattcatgaaggaatggcaatgtcattgacctctgtgttagagtaagtgagcgggttttGAAAAATACATGGTGttgttgagtcaactcttgaggagAAAATGTTACGATCTTGTGCTTAATCTTTTCTAATATTCTTGTTGTGAtaagttaggagagttgtttaaaaaggtcatgtctttgtgaagtgtagtttgattgctctaggacgagcaatggtttaagtgtggggtgttgatggtaggctataatcccgtctTTTAGTCGTTTATTGCATTCTAATTCACTGCTattttacttatgttgagctttaattaggcgtgtagtgtgttttatgccttgtaagagtgattccgagctaaGTAGATTTTGTGTcatgaattcatgctattttggagaTTTTAATTCTGAGTAAAAGCCAAAGATTAAGTCGGaatcgagttcggggatcaacggatgatagtggaacgaaacgaagaatcgagcaggcatactgcatagtgtctagtaaaatgcacataacctttCTCTCGCACTCCGCTTGGGAtccacaatatattgttggaaagctatttaaaagggctacaacttgcATGTTTTACGTCTTTTCCAATTCCCAACATTACAGGGTGAAAAGTGTGCGGCACGTGCGCGGCCGCGTACTAACCGCGCACTTGGGGCAGAATGTTGTGAAAAGTGTGCGACCAACTGCGCCGGCACACATCCAGGTGCGCGGACGCGCATGTCCAACTCCGTAAAAGTGTCCATTTTTGCTAAGAAAGGGTAGTTTCGTCTAGGATTTGTTTTGGGGCGGATTAAATAACCCAAAACACCATTTTTAAAGGAACTTTTGGACAGATTTCGACCTAGGGAGGCCAAGGAGGAGtttgaagaacacaagcacaaggatttcatcattccttcctcactcaagatccaggTTTGGATTGTATAtatgttttcctctacttttatttcaattgtgaagaacttctccatgtctatggagtagaaccttttgggttttgatggatttggtgtatagATGGTTGTttttggattataactctatttttatgtatttgaatcattttttggaagatttaattgttgtatctatattcacttgttcttgtaatcgaaagaggcataacttgtgatatatttgcattatagtgttagttgagttcatagattattctaagtaatcgaaagaaactagttgaatccttgattaaacctagttaggagaataatcgaaagaggttctcctaaagaacaatccattacgaattcttgcataccttcactgagcttaaattggttcatattgtgaggttgaaacttaatcgagagaggaggttttactaaatatttgtattgataattaagtgaattcgagagactcacttgaacattagaagtgaattatctagagttagatcccgaacaattatctttcacctatcctatcaacccatactTTCTTCCATTGATAATTCcattgcttacctttgttgagattgtcattagtcaatagttgtagattcttagttaattgtaaTTAGAAtttatataaatctcaattgttgatcctcctggatagaaaTCGAGCTACGAACTAtgataatactatttaaatccaatccatgtggatacgataattatactatactatttttgactagcgagcacaatttaagtgtgtattttgcgctcgacaaattttggcgtcgttttcggggattggcaatcaatagtgtttgaaatagtttgtagtgctaattcagcaatttttttggtttatttatatattttttattttgttcttcacgtgTTTCTCCTCCGTATGCAGGAATAGGATAATTGAGTGGTGTATGACACGATCTTCTTGTAAACAAGTAATAACTTACAACTAGGAATTGGAAAAACACTTGCGGCAACTGAGAAAAGAGAAGGAGTTCACAGTAAGGTTTTGGGGGTAACCTTCAACCCAAGAGCACATCGCTAATAACGATGGCAGTGAGGTAGAGGCAACTACCAGGATAGCAGCTGAGGCAGCCCATAGAGCCCTTAGGAAACTGTGGAAGATAATaggggtcgaagattcaatctaaatctACCCTTGATTGAAGACCAGTTCAAGAATGTGCTACCAAGGCCTGGTAGAGCATTGGGTAACTATGctagaccagtctacaatcaaAGATTGTCAAGTgatagaccacctccaattgcagcaaataatttcgagttgaagcaatgTTTGCTTCAAACTATTCAAAACAGCTGCGTTTTCAGAGGGAAAATGAATAAAGATCCAAACAcgcatctgatggacttcgaggagatcatgaacacctttcaatacaatgggatgtcacaagatgcagtgtatttAAAGGCATTtcccttttcacttaaagattatgcaaagcagtggcttcgaagcttgcaaaatggatcaattagaacatgggaggaaatgaccagaaaatttcttgataaatatttctcctcagccaagacgagcaagtttagaagagaaatccataacttctgccagaaagagagtgaaactatttttgaagcatggtgGAGTTTTAAGGAGATAGTTTAAAGTCAACGTggtggaattgaactctggatgcaactccaaaaTTTTTGGGATGCATTGACACCAACCTCGCGTAGAACATtaagcaatgcagttggaggcccctttatgaagaagactccagaggatatagttacaattcttgatgagttatctgaagatgctaatcagtgACCCTCTGATAGTGtggaaagaagaaaatcaactggtgttcaccaagttgatgccaCTACATCTACGcaagtacaacttgatgctatgtcTAAAGAAATAAGAAAGCTAATTATAGCTTCGATGCAGAATGTACACCACACAGCTTGCAatatatatgtggaagaggacaccctacccatgagtgtcaagcctcaactgaggaagtgaatgttgtagGAAACTATAATGCAGTATGTCAGAGGCACCCCGGCTTTTCATAGATTTCACCtggggggtactgcaaatgcatggcaacaaaacaaccccagATTCCAGGAACACGGAGCTACAGGTTTTCAAAATTAGCAGAGGCGGCAGTATCAATCTCCGCAGTCGAATCAATCCAGCATGGAAGATCTAATGAAgaccttcattatcaagacagatgagaggcttGATGCCCATGatgcagctatcaaagaattgaGTACATCTTTTTGAAGACTAGAAAAACAGGTTGGGCACGTAGCTACTCTAATGTCGGAGAGATACCCAGGAACACTTCCCattgatactgagagaaatcccaaagaaatagtgaatgttgtaactctgagaagtgggcaagtgttgaaagatcccaacCCGATCCAAAATGAGGTGGactttgaaaaagaaagtgggaagcAGTTGAAGggtgatgttgataaaaagaataGAGGCTTGATGAAAACTGAGAAAAAGAAGGATGAACAATCAAGAAGGGAGGAAAATGATGAGAGCAAGCATATGCATGTGCTGCCATTTCCCCAAAAGCTAACtcgagaaaagctggacaagcagttcgaGAGATTTCTAGATGTACTCAAACTGGTTCATGTAAACTTGCCATTCATAAaggtgctctcacaaatgccatcttatgcaaaattcttgaaggagatcctcacaaagaaaataaagatagaagAGACAAAaatggtcaagctcacagagcattgcagcgcaatcttgcaaaataaactcccacaaaagtgtggagatctagggagttttactataccttgctctttatacactcttaattttgataaatctttatatgATTCCGGTGCCTTAATTAATTTAGGCCCTTGTTTATTTATAGGAAGCTAGAGCATGCGATTAGAGAGATAAGGTCGCACCAATTTCCTTGCAGCTGGCTGACCAAACAACTTTGATATCTGAGGGGATAGTTGAAGATGTTTTAGTtcaggtagataagtttgtatttcctgtagacttcATTGTGGTAAAGATGGAGGAGAACAAAGAGATCCCCTTTattttaggaagaccattcttagcgacgggcACAACAATATTAGACATATACATGATAtaagctcatgcttagagtgggtgaattatctagagttagatcctgaataattatcttgcacctatcctatcaacccatattttcttccATTGATAAATTcattgcttacctttgttgagattgtcattagtcaatagttgtagattcttagttaattgtaaTTAGAATTTATACAAACCTCAACTGTAGATCCTCCTGGATATCAATCGAGCTTGATAATACTGTTTAAacccaatccctgtggatacgataattatactatactattttTAACTAGCGAgaataatttaagtgtgtgttttgcactCGTCAGCCTCCATtatgtcctctaccatatctgtgaagatggccatcatgcacctttgaaatgTGGCGGGTGCATTATATAGGCCAAATGGCATTCTCCGAAAAGCGTAAATGccatatggacaggtgaatgACATTTTCTCTCAATCTTCCGAAGTAATAGATATCTGATTATACCCtgaatatccatccaagaagaAGAAATGGGACCTCCCtgccaatctatctagcatttgatcaatgaacggcaagggaaaatggtcttttcgggtggccttgttcaatcttctgtaaTCCATACAAATTCGCCATCTTGTGACTATTCTCATTGAGATCAACACATTGTTTTAGTTTTGCACAACAGTCATCCCACCTTCCTTTGGCACACACTAAACTGTGCTAAACCAATTGCTATCAGAAATGGGAAAAATAATTCTCACATCTAACCACTTGAACAGTTCCTTCTTTAAAACTTCTTTTATGTTAGGGTTCAgcattctttgatgttctctggaaggtttgtgctcatcttccagtagaatcttatgcatacagaaGGCCGGGTTGACACCCTTAATGTCTGTGATGGTCTAACCGATTGCAGTCTTGCACTCTTTCAACACCTACAAAAGTTATTCTacatgcacatctaacaaaccaaatgagataataataggtaaagtcgagttaggtcccaagaaatCATACCTGAGGTGAGATGGTAGTGGTTTCAGCTCCAATTGTGGTAGCGCTTTGATCGATGGCTTGGCCGGGGTGGTCTTTCTTTCTTCAGAGTGTAAAGGCCCAAATTCaagctctcttttccagtacccttTCCCTTGAAGAGCTAACACTCATTCCACCAAGTCTTCACCATTTacttcttctaagttcatgaggcATGCTGTTAGAGGGTCTTTTGCATTAAGTGCCTCATTATCTTCCTCCATGATCATATCCACTACATCTATCAAAGAGCAATTTGTAAACTCATTGGGTCACTGCATAGACTTTTGCACATTAAATGTTACTTCTTCATTATTCAGTCTCATCTTCAGCTCCCCCGTTTCACAATCAATCAGTGCTCTTCCTGTGTCCAAGAACgaccttcccaaaattatgggaatctcctcatcAACCTGGCagtttaaaatgataaaatctactGGAAACACGAATTTTCCAACTTGCACAAGTGCGTTGTCAAGTATATCTGATGGCCTTTTTACCGTTCGATCAGCTGATTGTAGTAACATGGATGCGAGCCTTGCTCTTTCATTTCCTAACTTTTTATAGATAGACAATGGCATCAAATTTATGTttgctcccaaatcacacaacgTTTTGGCAATTGCATAGATACctatggtgcatggaattgtgaAGCTTCCCGAGTCGGATAGCTTCACGGCTATAGGTATTCTCATAATAGCACTACAGGTTTGTGTCAAGGTGACAGttgccaagtcttgaaagtcgaacttacgagacatcaagtccttcatcatttttgcataactgGGCATCTCCCTCAAAGCATCAATTAGAGGAATGTTTACctgaatttgcttcagcatttccaTGAATATTTTGTACTGCTCATccttctgatatttggccaaCCTCTGCGGGAAGGGTGCTGGAGCTTACTTCTTTTCTGCGGCTTGAGTTAGATCTTGCTTAGACACTTTTTCTAATGTCTTCCCCTGTACTTTCTCAGTCTCTTCTGCAACCTCTTTTTCCTTGTTTATTTCCTCCTGCGCTGGCTGCACTCTCACTTTTGTTAGCTCAGTTGATTCATCTACCTCAATTGGCACTGACACAAGTGTTTCAGTTGATCGGTTCTCACGAGTAATTTCTTGCTCAAAATCAAGATCCCTACCATTTCTCAAACTCACCGCCATAGGCTGATTCGGGCCCTGGTCCTTCGGATTGACATGTGTGTCTGCAAGTAAAGTTCCTTGGGGATGATTTTTCAGAGCCATAGATACCTgccctaat
Encoded proteins:
- the LOC138908309 gene encoding uncharacterized protein, with the translated sequence MEMLKQIQVNIPLIDALREMPSYAKMMKDLMSRKFDFQDLATVTLTQTCSAIMRIPIAVKLSDSGSFTIPCTIGIYAIAKTLCDLGANINLMPLSIYKKLGNERARLASMLLQSADRTVKRPSDILDNALVQVGKFVFPVDFIILNCQVDEEIPIILGRSFLDTGRALIDYVVDMIMEEDNEALNAKDPLTACLMNLEEVNGEDLVE